From one Dermacentor silvarum isolate Dsil-2018 chromosome 3, BIME_Dsil_1.4, whole genome shotgun sequence genomic stretch:
- the LOC119444962 gene encoding uncharacterized protein K02A2.6-like — protein MELLKAPPPLQLTGNLSEQWKRFKQKFDLFIVATTTKEQPRTEAAKAALLLSVAGDEALDVFNTFKFEAQESKEDYSTIVQKFESYCSEVSNEVHERYLFRSRKQADGEPFEKFLRDLKKQAAQCNFGEQRDSMIRDQIVFGTNNSKLREKMLREQQLTLVKAEEFCKVAESVAQRNEVWRATDSHIDAIAGPANVPKSRNAQDGNKQYRCTKCDRRHRPRQCPAYGKKCNICHLPNHFAVCCRETSKIAEVSKDDFDDNFDILEVGVGNRNVKDWLVEAEVKGKKLSFKVDTGSQASLLPFSAYRKMRAAGPLTAATSVLRAYNGGVITHFGTTSQEVTVGNTSATVQFFVVKHGSQAILGLEASEALGLFQRTVATVSASTDYEAVTHFQHLFQGLGCLKQPYSMVLQPTAVPVVQPARRIPLSLRGPVQEELRRLEREAIIVKENDPTDWVSPLVTVKKKDGRIRICMDPRKINEHIKREHFQLPRREDMEGELAGATIFSCLDANSGFHQIALDEQTSKICTFATPFGRYRYLRLPFGIASAPEIFQRTMTQVFEGLPGVHVYIDDILVWGANKQEHDQRLIAVMKAAEKAGLTFNAKKCRFGVTEIQFLGDIIGRDGISPDPKLIKSLLETPEPQNKCDVQRMLGVINYFAKYVPRLSERTALLRALIKAQSVFEWTENHRKEWKGITQILTTTPVLAIFDPQRQSKITCDASKDGMGAALLQCYDGDKWRPVAYASRALTQAEQRYAQIEKETLSISFGCEKFHHFVYGHKVFIETDHKPLLSIAAKGICDMPPRLQRFFLRLLKYDFVLQYVPGKHLVLADMLSRSSPASHEDIAGAADDVEVHAVQVLGYLVTDATRQKLVQETARDDYLSTVISSLSSGESLQGELKPFSSELSVVDGILLKGTKVVIPKSMRREILGRIHTGHLGLQKCKERARRLVFWPGLSSDISLLIQSCSTCRKFSYKQPKEPLLMRPIPLCAWVRVGVDIFSFGGSSYVVAFDALSNFPEVQKLQDTTARTTISALSAMFARYGVPLEVCTDNGPQFSSYEFAEFARKYDFAHVTSSPHFPQSNGLAEKGVQIVKRLLKKSEDSHEDFWLGLLAYRSTPLVDGRSPGELLQGRRLRSNVPDFGDVQPTSVKKHRQNNDGKHLSPLDKGSIVRLRDATWSPKGIVMGRTSPRSYDVETEGGRVFRRNRRHILQTREQWTADESDDDDCGSSESMSADSSASTSVDVTPCQPTHPHPQASSADGPTPTAAHHVPSPPRSTLVPRRSGRTSKPPQRLGYDTSFNQVT, from the coding sequence ATGGAACTACTGAAGGCACCGCCACCCTTGCAACTGACCGGTAATCTCTCTGAGCAATGGAAGCGCTTCAAACAGAAGTTTGACCTGTTCatagtggcaaccacgacgaagGAGCAACCCCGCACTGAAGCTGCAAAAGCGGCGCTCCTTTTGAGTGTGGCTGGTGACGAAGCACTTGACGTGTTCAACACGTTCAAGTTTGAAGCACAAGAATCCAAGGAAGACTACTCAACAATCGTTCAAAAGTTCGAGTCTTACTGCTCTGAGGTAAGCAATGAAGTGCATGAACGATATCTGTTTCGATCAAGGAAGCAGGCAGATGGGGAACCGTTCGAAAAATTTCTTCGAGACCTAAAAAAGCAAGCTGCGCAGTGCAATTTTGGAGAACAGCGTGATTCAATGATCCGGGATCAAATAGTGTTCGGCACGAATAACTCAAAGTTGCGCGAAAAAATGCTTCGCGAACAACAGTTGACGTTAGTGAAAGCGGAAGAATTTTGCAAGGTTGCCGAATCTGTGGCGCAACGAAACGAGGTCTGGAGGGCCACGGACAGCCACATTGACGCTATTGCGGGGCCCGCAAATGTACCGAAAAGCAGAAACGCCCAAGATGGCAACAAGCAGTACCGCTGCACAAAGTGCGACCGGCGGCACCGACCGCGGCAGTGTCCTGCATACGGAAAGAAATGTAACATATGCCACTTGCCCAATCATTTCGCGGTGTGCTGTCGAGAAACTTCCAAAATTGCCGAAGTCAGCAAAGACGACTTTGACGATAACTTCGACATCCTAGAAGTTGGTGTTGGGAACAGAAATGTCAAGGACTGGCTAGTGGAAGCTGAGGTCAAGGGCAAGAAGCTCTCCTTCAAGGTAGACACCGGGTCACAGGCCAGCTTGCTGCCGTTTTCGGCGTACCGGAAAATGCGTGCGGCGGGACCATTGACTGCTGCCACCTCGGTACTACGGGCCTACAACGGAGGCGTCATAACACACTTCGGAACAACGTCGCAGGAGGTGACGGTAGGAAATACTTCCGCCACAGTCCAGTTCTTTGTCGTCAAACACGGCAGTCAAGCCATACTAGGACTGGAAGCGAGTGAAGCCTTAGGCCTTTTTCAACGCACAGTGGCCACTGTAAGCGCCTCAACAGACTACGAAGCAGTGACGCACTTCCAGCACCTCTTCCAGGGATTAGGCTGCTTGAAGCAACCATACAGCATGGTCCTGCAACCAACAGCGGTTCCTGTCGTTCAACCAGCGCGGCGTATTCCACTGTCCCTGCGGGGCCCTGTTCAGGAAGAGCTGCGAAGACTGGAGCGCGAGGCCATCATCGTAAAAGAGAACGACCCCACGGACTGGGTAAGCCCTTTGGTTACcgtcaagaaaaaggacggcaGAATTAGAATTTGCATGGACCCCCGCAAAATTAATGAGCACATAAAAAGAGAACACTTCCAGCTCCCAAGGCGCGAGGATATGGAAGGGGAATTGGCCGGCGCAACTATATTTAGTTGCTTGGACGCAAACTCCGGCTTCCACCAGATCGCACTTGACGAGCAGACGTCGAAAATATGCACTTTTGCTACCCCTTTTGGCAGGTACCGTTACCTCCGATTGCCCTTCGGCATCGCCTCAGCGCCTGAAATTTTTCAAAGGACGATGACTCAAGTATTTGAGGGCCTTCCTGGTGTACATGTGTACATTGACGATATTTTGGTATGGGGAGCAAACAAACAGGAGCATGACCAGAGACTGATTGCGGTCATGAAAGCGGCCGAAAAAGCCGGCTTAACGTTCAACGCAAAAAAATGCCGCTTTGGTGTTACGGAAATACAATTCCTGGGCGATATAATTGGACGTGACGGCATCTCGCCAGACCCAAAACTTATCAAAAGCTTGCTTGAAACGCCGGAACCCCAAAACAAATGTGATGTTCAGCGCATGCTCGGTGTAATCAACTACTTTGCCAAGTACGTGCCACGGCTTTCTGAGCGGACTGCGCTTCTCCGAGCGCTTATCAAAGCACAGTCAGTGTTTGAGTGGACTGAAAACCACAGAAAAGAGTGGAAAGGCATCACTCAAATTCTAACCACGACCCCCGTACTCGCCATCTTTGATCCTCAAAGGCAGTCCAAAATAACATGCGATGCATCAAAAGATGGCATGGGTGCAGCGCTCTTGCAGTGTTACGATGGTGATAAGTGGCGCCCCGTGGCATATGCATCCCGTGCGCTAACACAAGCTGAGCAGCGTTATGCGCAGATTGAAAAGGAGACTCTCAGCATTTCGTTCGGCTGTGAGAAGTTTCACCACTTCGTGTACGGGCACAAAGTTTTCATTGAGACTGACCATAAACCACTCCTATCTATTGCTGCGAAAGGGATCTGCGACATGCCTCCCCGCCTTCAGAGGTTCTTTTTAAGACTTCTGAAATATGATTTCGTTTTGCAGTACGTACCAGGAAAACACCTCGTCTTGGCCGACATGCTGTCAAGATCGTCTCCGGCTAGTCACGAGGACATCGCTGGCGCCGCTGACGACGTGGAAGTGCACGCAGTGCAAGTGCTGGGCTATTTGGTCACGGACGCTACGCGACAGAAGCTGGTGCAAGAAACTGCTCGTGACGATTACTTGAGCACTGTCATCTCCAGCTTGTCAAGCGGTGAGAGCCTGCAGGGTGAACTAAAGCCGTTTTCGTCAGAGCTTTCCGTCGTGGACGGTATATTGCTGAAAGGAACAAAAGTGGTCATACCGAAAAGCATGCGACGTGAAATCTTAGGACGAATTCATACTGGGCACCTAGGATTGCAGAAATGCAAAGAAAGAGCACGACGTTTGGTTTTCTGGCCCGGGCTCAGCAGCGACATATCCCTGCTGATTCAGAGTTGCTCTACTTGTCGGAAGTTTTCATACAAGCAACCGAAAGAACCGTTACTCATGCGCCCAATCCCATTATGTGCATGGGTTCGAGTCGGTGTAGACATTTTTTCTTTTGGGGGAAGTTCGTACGTCGTAGCGTTTGACGCGCTTTCAAACTTCCCGGAAGTCCAGAAGCTCCAGGACACCACTGCAAGAACAACAATTTCCGCACTTAGCGCTATGTTTGCCAGGTATGGCGTACCTCTGGAGGTGTGCACCGACAACGGGCCCCAGTTTTCAAGTTATGAATTTGCAGAATTCGCAAGAAAATATGACTTCGCTCATGTAACATCAAGTCCGCACTTCCCACAGTCCAACGGTCTGGCAGAGAAAGGGGTACAGATCGTGAAACGCCTCCTGAAGAAAAGTGAAGACTCACACGAAGACTTTTGGCTAGGCTTGTTGGCCTACCGCTCTACACCACTTGTGGATGGCCGATCACCTGGAGAACTTCTTCAAGGCAGGCGTCTCAGGTCGAatgtaccagactttggcgacgTGCAGCCTACGTCAGTCAAAAAGCATCGTCAGAACAACGACGGAAAGCATTTATCACCCTTGGATAAAGGGTCGATCGTAAGGCTTAGGGACGCAACATGGTCCCCGAAAGGTATTGTGATGGGTAGAACGTCTCCAAGGTCCTACGACGTGGAAACAGAAGGTGGTCGGGTGTTTAGACGTAACAGACGGCATATCCTTCAGACTCGCGAACAGTGGACAGCAGAtgagagtgatgatgatgactgcggTTCGTCCGAGAGCATGTCCGCTGACTCTAGTGCAAGTACCTCCGTTGATGTTACACCGTGCCAGCCTACACACCCGCATCCTCAAGCGTCGTCCGCCGATGGCCCGACACCAACTGCAGCGCACCACGTGCCATCTCCTCCTAGGTCGACGCTAGTCCCAAGAAGATCGGGTCGCACCAGTAAGCCACCGCAGCGGCTTGGTTACGACACGTCCTTTAATCAAGTAACTTGA